The Haladaptatus cibarius D43 genome window below encodes:
- a CDS encoding DUF7576 family protein: MNEDTDDREPEDRTTAASPMGTPVCSHCGSPIETTDWFPIVTETTGSESVVLHSFCNEACQDAWNRQQSDERQQSESRRETNIE; encoded by the coding sequence ATGAACGAGGATACGGACGACAGAGAACCAGAAGACCGCACCACTGCCGCGTCCCCGATGGGAACGCCGGTCTGTTCTCACTGTGGGTCGCCCATCGAGACAACCGACTGGTTTCCCATCGTCACGGAAACCACTGGAAGCGAATCGGTCGTCCTCCACTCGTTCTGCAACGAAGCGTGTCAAGACGCGTGGAACCGACAGCAGTCGGACGAACGACAGCAATCCGAAAGCCGACGAGAGACGAATATCGAGTAA
- the gfcR gene encoding transcriptional regulator GfcR, whose amino-acid sequence MKNVDDLIESAAELAERGLSKGEIADELNVSRETASWLVERSGSTPSPEPTGGTQDIHVDWSAIGRDSTRLSHIGAAMADLLSKHGEEVDLTIGIEKAGAPLATVVARELDTDLGTYAPRKHQWEEGDIDEYGGSFSRNFAQIRNRECYIVDDTITSGTTMGETIEAIEDRGGEPVACIVLADKQGIEELNGVPVYSLVQVIGVGSDE is encoded by the coding sequence ATGAAGAACGTAGACGACTTGATAGAGAGTGCGGCAGAACTGGCGGAGCGTGGCCTCTCGAAGGGCGAAATCGCTGACGAACTGAACGTGTCGCGCGAGACTGCCAGTTGGTTAGTCGAGCGGAGTGGCAGCACGCCAAGCCCGGAACCGACGGGCGGCACGCAGGACATCCACGTCGATTGGAGTGCAATCGGCCGCGACAGCACTCGACTCAGCCATATCGGCGCGGCGATGGCCGACTTGCTGTCGAAACACGGCGAAGAAGTCGATTTGACCATCGGCATCGAGAAGGCTGGCGCGCCCCTCGCAACCGTGGTCGCGCGCGAACTCGACACCGACCTCGGAACCTACGCCCCTCGCAAACACCAATGGGAGGAGGGCGACATCGACGAGTACGGCGGCAGTTTCTCGCGCAACTTCGCGCAGATTCGAAACCGCGAGTGCTACATCGTGGACGACACCATCACCAGCGGGACGACGATGGGGGAAACCATCGAGGCCATCGAAGACCGCGGCGGTGAACCGGTCGCCTGTATCGTCCTCGCGGACAAGCAGGGAATCGAGGAACTGAACGGTGTCCCGGTCTACTCGCTCGTGCAGGTCATCGGCGTCGGCAGCGACGAGTGA
- a CDS encoding DUF7110 family protein, with protein MSQVYRLHSTLELPLETVYDHFESEPPLPDGIDSVDITRRNNTLIISAVSTDESISKYTPTAQLKASVSETRVFTEEEEARRNAPRWGADAEDEEEEEPTGELIEMAAFKGDRETVLQNSAVQYPMFEVLCTLARQAEKGTLTAISEVDGDLEATRIVDGDDRPASIEVVEGPSNENSSSSGVNWRDNKFIS; from the coding sequence ATGAGCCAGGTATACCGACTACATTCGACGCTCGAACTGCCGCTTGAAACCGTCTACGACCACTTTGAAAGCGAACCCCCGCTACCGGATGGAATCGACAGCGTCGATATCACCCGCCGGAACAACACGCTTATCATCAGTGCTGTCTCGACGGACGAATCTATCAGCAAATACACACCGACGGCGCAACTGAAAGCCAGCGTCTCGGAAACACGGGTCTTTACCGAAGAGGAAGAGGCACGACGCAATGCGCCGCGGTGGGGTGCGGACGCAGAGGACGAAGAGGAAGAAGAGCCGACGGGCGAACTCATCGAGATGGCCGCGTTCAAAGGTGACCGGGAAACCGTGCTTCAGAACAGCGCGGTTCAGTATCCGATGTTCGAGGTGCTATGCACTCTCGCCCGACAGGCCGAAAAGGGAACGCTCACCGCGATTTCGGAAGTTGACGGCGATTTGGAAGCGACCCGCATCGTGGACGGCGACGACCGACCGGCCTCCATCGAAGTGGTGGAAGGTCCAAGCAACGAAAATTCCTCGTCCAGCGGCGTGAACTGGCGCGACAACAAGTTCATCTCGTAA
- a CDS encoding class I SAM-dependent methyltransferase, producing the protein MADDDPLAKIDPANYYDSLGEGEWERLEESFKNSLEFENTTDYLDQHLPESGHILDAGGAAGRYSIWLVEQGYDVTLLDLSAEQVAIAKERISKRDLESKVTVQQGDIRDLPFSADQFDATLCLGGPLSHVVADDERSKAVCELHRVTTSDSPIFVSVMGFVAVVQNLLKSAPHFEAGVRQLPNLVETATYSAKLAEKYEGDDPSFVECHFFRAAELRDLLENRGFAVEIVAGLEGPASNFGTALEEIDADAQENVAEIVRKLREDPTIADLSNHILAVGRVE; encoded by the coding sequence ATGGCAGACGACGACCCACTTGCCAAAATCGACCCGGCGAACTACTACGATAGCCTCGGGGAGGGCGAGTGGGAACGCCTCGAAGAATCGTTCAAAAACTCACTGGAGTTCGAGAATACGACGGATTATCTCGACCAGCATTTGCCCGAGTCGGGCCATATTCTCGACGCTGGCGGGGCCGCCGGGAGGTATTCGATTTGGCTGGTTGAACAGGGTTACGACGTAACTTTGCTCGACCTGTCTGCGGAGCAGGTCGCCATCGCCAAAGAGCGCATATCGAAACGCGACCTCGAATCGAAGGTCACGGTTCAGCAGGGCGACATCCGTGACTTGCCATTTTCCGCCGATCAGTTCGATGCAACTCTGTGTCTCGGCGGGCCACTCTCGCACGTCGTTGCGGACGACGAACGGAGCAAAGCAGTCTGCGAACTCCATCGCGTGACCACCTCGGATTCCCCTATCTTCGTCTCCGTGATGGGGTTCGTCGCTGTCGTCCAGAACCTCTTAAAGAGCGCACCACATTTTGAGGCTGGCGTTCGCCAACTTCCCAACCTCGTGGAGACTGCGACGTATTCGGCCAAACTCGCGGAAAAATACGAAGGTGATGATCCGTCGTTCGTAGAGTGCCACTTCTTCCGCGCCGCGGAACTGCGCGACCTGCTGGAAAATCGCGGTTTCGCGGTCGAAATCGTCGCCGGACTCGAAGGCCCAGCCTCGAACTTCGGAACCGCGCTGGAAGAAATCGATGCAGATGCACAGGAAAACGTCGCCGAAATCGTTCGAAAACTACGCGAAGACCCGACAATTGCGGATTTGTCGAACCACATTCTCGCTGTCGGGCGAGTCGAGTAA
- a CDS encoding HalOD1 output domain-containing protein — translation MNERANTVTTPITNGHVSEAVVQAISQVNGVDPLELDSPLYDTIDPDALDRLFQPTPTTKRDIESKISFTVAGCEVTITDNRVVAAKRLSPVDT, via the coding sequence ATGAACGAACGAGCAAACACCGTCACAACGCCGATTACGAATGGCCACGTCAGCGAAGCTGTCGTACAGGCCATCTCGCAGGTGAACGGCGTTGACCCACTCGAACTCGATTCTCCGCTGTACGATACCATCGACCCGGATGCACTCGACCGACTATTTCAACCGACGCCGACGACCAAGCGAGACATCGAATCGAAGATTAGTTTCACCGTTGCGGGCTGTGAGGTGACGATCACTGATAATCGAGTCGTAGCCGCAAAGCGTTTGTCGCCAGTCGATACATGA
- a CDS encoding DUF7333 family protein produces the protein MEFNLPVTAGALLAIVAVGTAGLIGMDVMAMGTVLMMVAPSMLVFGLIALFLGIKHGEYRATR, from the coding sequence ATGGAGTTCAATTTACCCGTGACCGCCGGAGCACTGCTAGCAATCGTCGCTGTCGGTACGGCGGGCCTCATCGGGATGGATGTCATGGCGATGGGTACAGTATTGATGATGGTGGCCCCCTCGATGCTGGTGTTCGGCCTGATAGCGCTCTTCCTCGGCATCAAACACGGCGAGTATCGCGCGACGAGATAG
- a CDS encoding glutaredoxin family protein translates to MTFTPGEQLSAEEVEERVDSTLENEEVVLFMKGTRMMPQCGFSQRALELIGKHRGDEFETVDVLDNLDAYREELSDHSGWETIPQTYVDGEFIGGSDILAEMEERDELGETLRTN, encoded by the coding sequence ATGACGTTCACACCCGGAGAACAGCTTTCCGCCGAAGAGGTGGAAGAACGAGTCGATTCGACGCTCGAAAACGAGGAGGTCGTCCTGTTCATGAAGGGAACACGGATGATGCCACAATGTGGTTTCTCACAGCGCGCGCTCGAACTCATCGGCAAGCATCGCGGCGACGAGTTCGAGACGGTAGACGTCCTCGACAACTTGGACGCCTACCGCGAGGAACTATCCGACCACAGCGGGTGGGAGACGATTCCACAGACGTACGTCGATGGCGAGTTCATCGGCGGCAGCGACATCCTCGCGGAGATGGAAGAACGAGACGAACTCGGCGAAACGCTTCGAACTAACTAA
- a CDS encoding glucose 1-dehydrogenase — translation MHAVALRRGKHSPEVIEKPRPEPEPGEALVRTLTVGVDGTDHEILAGHHGEFPADDDHLVLGHEAVGVVADPNGTAFAEGDVVVPTVRRPLLDGPTEYFERGEPDMAPPDETTERGISGEHGFMSEYFTSPAENLVPVPGELADWGFLVEPISISEKAIEHARASRSAFNWQPESALVLGNGSLGLLTVAMLDSEFDRVYCLGRRDRPDPTIDIIEKLGATYVDSRVTPVGQIPDAHEPMDFIYEATGYAKHAFESIEALAPNGVSALLGVPDSWPFEIDGGNLHRELVMNNKALVGSVNSNYRHFESAVETLAAMPEWLLDDLVTGVYDVSNFESAFADDETTIKTAVKFDTQ, via the coding sequence ATGCACGCAGTCGCACTCCGACGCGGGAAACACAGCCCCGAAGTCATCGAGAAACCGCGGCCTGAACCCGAACCGGGTGAAGCGCTGGTGCGAACCCTCACGGTCGGTGTCGATGGCACTGACCACGAAATCCTCGCCGGACACCACGGCGAATTTCCGGCGGACGACGACCACCTCGTCCTCGGCCACGAAGCGGTCGGCGTCGTGGCAGACCCGAACGGAACCGCATTTGCGGAAGGAGACGTGGTCGTCCCGACGGTTCGAAGGCCGCTTCTCGATGGCCCGACGGAGTACTTCGAGCGCGGCGAACCCGACATGGCTCCGCCGGACGAAACGACCGAACGCGGAATCTCCGGCGAACACGGCTTCATGAGCGAGTATTTCACCAGCCCCGCAGAGAACCTCGTTCCGGTTCCCGGCGAACTGGCCGACTGGGGATTTCTGGTCGAACCTATCAGCATCTCCGAGAAGGCAATCGAACACGCCCGCGCCTCTCGGTCGGCGTTCAACTGGCAACCGGAGAGCGCGCTCGTTCTCGGGAACGGGAGTCTCGGCCTGCTCACGGTGGCGATGCTCGATTCGGAGTTCGACCGAGTGTACTGCCTCGGGCGGCGTGACCGCCCTGACCCGACTATCGACATCATCGAGAAGTTGGGCGCGACGTATGTCGATTCGCGCGTGACGCCGGTTGGCCAAATTCCCGACGCGCACGAACCCATGGATTTCATCTACGAAGCAACCGGCTACGCGAAACACGCCTTCGAATCCATCGAGGCACTCGCCCCGAACGGCGTTTCGGCACTGCTCGGCGTCCCGGATTCGTGGCCGTTCGAAATCGACGGCGGGAATTTGCACCGGGAACTCGTGATGAACAACAAGGCGCTCGTCGGAAGCGTCAACTCCAACTATCGGCATTTCGAATCCGCAGTCGAGACGCTCGCGGCAATGCCGGAGTGGCTGTTAGACGACCTCGTGACAGGCGTCTATGACGTTTCGAATTTCGAGTCGGCATTTGCGGACGACGAAACGACAATAAAGACCGCGGTTAAATTTGATACCCAATGA
- a CDS encoding phosphoadenosine phosphosulfate reductase family protein translates to MADEFPDYLDVDYSDGEGENPEDYPSLEHKVEKAIEVTKKGLEEYENPAVMWTGGKDSTLTLYFIKEVAERYDLEVPPAVFIDHFQHFQDIHDFVEHWADEWDLEVIYARNEDVGGYVDEHDLEPGDDIDISELSDHNQHHVHDLLEYEEDTFPFLLDTYVGNHLLKTVALNDALEEYDVDGVISGVRWDEQEARADETFFSPRHDPEIYPPHDRIQPILHFDEPAVWDAFWYFVVPDTVEAYPDDGYVPQGFDDLPEGVEQDDIPVSPKYFEGFRSLGSEVSTQKSDQEPAWLQDMENTTERAGRAQDKEDLMERLRDLGYM, encoded by the coding sequence ATGGCAGACGAGTTTCCAGACTATCTCGACGTAGACTACAGCGATGGTGAAGGCGAAAACCCCGAGGATTACCCCTCGCTCGAACACAAAGTAGAGAAAGCCATCGAGGTCACGAAGAAGGGTCTCGAAGAGTACGAAAACCCCGCCGTGATGTGGACGGGTGGCAAAGACTCCACGCTCACGCTCTACTTCATCAAGGAAGTGGCGGAGCGCTACGATTTGGAGGTTCCACCGGCGGTCTTCATCGACCACTTCCAGCACTTCCAAGACATTCACGACTTCGTCGAGCATTGGGCCGACGAATGGGATTTGGAGGTCATCTACGCCCGCAATGAGGACGTTGGCGGCTACGTTGACGAACACGATCTCGAACCCGGCGACGACATCGACATCAGTGAACTCTCCGACCACAACCAGCACCACGTTCACGACCTGCTGGAATACGAGGAAGACACCTTCCCGTTCTTGCTCGACACCTACGTCGGCAACCACCTGTTGAAGACCGTTGCGCTGAACGACGCCCTCGAAGAGTACGACGTGGACGGCGTCATCTCCGGCGTGCGCTGGGACGAACAAGAAGCCCGCGCCGACGAGACGTTCTTCAGCCCGCGCCACGACCCCGAAATCTACCCACCCCACGACCGCATTCAGCCCATCCTCCACTTCGACGAACCTGCCGTCTGGGACGCATTCTGGTACTTCGTCGTCCCGGACACCGTCGAAGCGTACCCCGACGACGGCTACGTCCCGCAAGGATTCGACGACCTCCCAGAGGGCGTCGAACAGGACGACATTCCCGTTTCGCCGAAATACTTCGAAGGATTCCGCTCGCTCGGAAGCGAAGTCAGCACGCAAAAGAGCGACCAGGAACCGGCATGGTTGCAGGACATGGAGAACACGACCGAGCGTGCAGGCCGCGCCCAGGACAAAGAAGACCTGATGGAGCGTCTGCGCGACCTCGGCTACATGTAG
- the mutL gene encoding DNA mismatch repair endonuclease MutL has protein sequence MSDGERTIRALDEKTVQRIAAGEVVERPASVVKELVENSLDADAGRISVRIDGGGTEKIIIEDDGIGMSEDDVQLAVEEHTTSKIRDIDDLESGVATLGFRGEALYTIGAVARLTIRTKARGGEAGTELRLVGGDVDEVKPAGRPAGTTVEVTDLFFNTPAREKYLKTDSTEFSHVNRVVTQYALANPDVAFSLEHDGREVFSTTGQGDLQSAILSVYGREVATAMIAVGDERDTDDERDEEDGENDGLTVSGYVSHPETTRSTREYVATYVNGRYVRSSVVREAVLDAYGNQLAPDRYPFAVLFLSVPGDSVDVNVHPRKMEVRFGDEGMVRNAVRDSIENALLDNGLIRSGAPRGRSAPDETDVTPEVQSELGTTTDESDFAEAVSKSADESKSVNAESSATSRAVTESHEHDSATANGRKTTTESETTDANAPSTGTDVPDTDTNAPATNTNASATDAKPATTDQPSWSKSNQNTAEKTNRKPERKFRAATEAETLTDAPDTSESVEREFDRLPRMRVLGQLHDTYVVAETSDGLVLVDQHAADERVNYERLSEKFAGDTTTQVLASPVELELTAAEAALFEEYDEALARLGFHAALTGERTVEVTTVPAVLSETLSPELLRDVLGEFVSADSDERDRNSAAAVADALISDLACYPSITGNTSLHEGDVVGLLSALDDCDNPYACPHGRPVVIEFGEEEIENRFERDYPGHAGRRAE, from the coding sequence ATGAGCGACGGGGAGCGAACGATTCGGGCGCTGGACGAGAAAACGGTTCAGCGAATCGCGGCGGGAGAGGTCGTCGAACGACCCGCCTCCGTGGTGAAGGAACTGGTCGAAAACAGCCTCGACGCGGACGCCGGACGGATTTCGGTGCGAATCGACGGCGGCGGAACCGAGAAAATTATCATTGAGGACGACGGCATCGGCATGAGCGAAGACGACGTGCAACTCGCCGTCGAGGAACACACGACGAGCAAGATTCGGGATATAGACGATTTGGAATCCGGGGTTGCCACCCTCGGCTTCCGTGGGGAAGCCCTCTACACCATCGGCGCGGTGGCCCGGCTCACAATCAGAACGAAAGCGAGGGGCGGCGAGGCTGGAACGGAACTCCGACTCGTGGGAGGCGACGTGGACGAAGTCAAGCCCGCCGGACGACCGGCAGGGACGACGGTGGAGGTCACCGACCTGTTTTTCAACACCCCGGCGCGGGAGAAGTACCTGAAAACGGATTCGACCGAGTTCTCGCACGTCAATCGAGTCGTCACGCAGTACGCGCTGGCAAATCCGGACGTGGCGTTCTCGCTGGAACACGACGGACGCGAGGTGTTTTCGACCACCGGACAGGGCGACCTTCAGTCCGCGATTTTGTCCGTCTACGGCCGCGAAGTCGCCACCGCGATGATTGCCGTTGGGGACGAGCGTGACACAGATGACGAACGAGACGAGGAAGACGGCGAAAATGACGGCCTCACCGTTTCGGGCTACGTCAGCCATCCCGAAACCACCCGGAGCACGCGGGAGTACGTCGCAACCTACGTCAACGGGCGCTACGTTCGCTCGTCCGTCGTTCGGGAGGCCGTTCTCGACGCCTACGGAAACCAACTCGCCCCCGACCGCTATCCCTTTGCCGTCCTCTTCCTCTCCGTGCCGGGCGATTCCGTGGACGTGAACGTCCACCCACGAAAGATGGAAGTTCGGTTCGGCGACGAGGGGATGGTTCGGAACGCCGTCCGCGATTCGATAGAAAACGCGCTTCTCGACAACGGACTAATTCGGTCGGGCGCACCCCGGGGGCGTTCCGCACCCGACGAAACCGACGTAACGCCCGAGGTGCAGTCGGAATTGGGGACGACAACGGACGAAAGCGATTTCGCGGAGGCCGTAAGCAAATCGGCTGACGAATCGAAATCCGTGAACGCGGAGTCATCAGCAACCAGCAGAGCGGTTACAGAATCGCACGAACACGATTCTGCAACTGCAAATGGTCGGAAGACGACTACGGAGAGCGAAACCACGGACGCGAACGCACCCAGCACGGGCACAGATGTGCCCGACACGGATACCAACGCACCAGCCACGAACACCAACGCATCCGCCACGGATGCGAAACCGGCAACGACTGACCAGCCATCGTGGAGCAAGTCGAATCAAAATACCGCGGAGAAAACGAATCGAAAACCGGAACGAAAGTTCCGCGCGGCGACAGAAGCAGAGACGCTAACCGATGCGCCCGACACATCCGAGTCGGTGGAACGGGAGTTCGACCGACTGCCCCGGATGCGCGTCCTCGGGCAACTGCACGACACCTACGTCGTCGCCGAAACGTCGGACGGACTGGTGCTCGTAGACCAGCACGCCGCCGACGAGCGCGTGAACTACGAACGACTGAGTGAGAAATTTGCGGGCGACACGACGACGCAGGTGCTCGCTTCGCCGGTCGAACTCGAACTGACGGCGGCGGAGGCCGCACTGTTTGAGGAGTACGACGAGGCGCTGGCACGGTTGGGGTTCCACGCGGCACTCACGGGGGAGCGAACGGTCGAAGTGACGACGGTTCCCGCAGTTCTCAGCGAGACGTTGTCTCCGGAACTCCTCCGGGACGTGTTGGGCGAGTTCGTCTCGGCCGACTCGGACGAACGCGACCGAAATTCCGCGGCGGCGGTCGCCGACGCGCTTATCTCCGATTTGGCGTGCTATCCCTCGATTACCGGCAATACGTCGCTTCACGAAGGTGACGTGGTGGGTTTGCTGTCCGCGCTGGACGACTGTGACAATCCATACGCGTGTCCGCACGGGCGGCCGGTCGTCATCGAATTTGGCGAGGAGGAAATCGAAAATCGGTTCGAGCGCGACTATCCGGGCCACGCGGGACGGCGCGCGGAGTAG